One window of the Dermacentor andersoni chromosome 10, qqDerAnde1_hic_scaffold, whole genome shotgun sequence genome contains the following:
- the LOC126543602 gene encoding 11-beta-hydroxysteroid dehydrogenase type 2-like, protein MKTIGIASKIINWIISYLTNGTQCCDTGFGNLLAKRLAHESFFVYAGCLDANGDGARELSKNASIQVLQMDVTNEDQIETALVSIKNTLGTRVLWAVVANAGVPSHGLLEWESMASIRKVFEVNVFGVVSVAKKFLPLLRGSKGRLVVVSSVLGRGTVPAGVSYCMSKHAVISLADGLRRECLGKEVDVCTIEPTAYRTRIVADVGSLKMVRDDLSRLPGEVLDDYSESEIQEWMNTAEILFKWMAREDPNEVVEQMVRAIRESEPKPYYAAWGPFDPIFYFVLREAPAELVDALSFAVRKISRLRK, encoded by the exons GTTGCGACACGGGCTTCGGAAACTTGCTAGCCAAGCGGCTGGCCCACGAAAGTTTCTTCGTGTACGCTGGCTGCCTGGACGCCAATGGTGACGGTGCTCGCGAGTTGTCCAAGAATGCGAGCATTCAGGTTCTGCAAATGGATGTCACGAATGAAGACCAAATCGAGACCGCGCTCGTCTCAATCAAGAACACTCTTGGGACTAGAG TCCTTTGGGCTGTAGTTGCAAATGCAGGCGTACCTAGTCACGGGCTACTCGAGTGGGAGAGCATGGCATCGATACGAAAAGTGTTCGAGGTCAACGTGTTCGGTGTAGTCAGCGTGGCCAAGAAATTTCTACCGCTGCTTAGGGGGTCCAAGGGTCGCCTCGTTGTCGTCTCTAGTGTTCTAG GTCGCGGCACCGTTCCTGCGGGCGTATCTTATTGCATGAGTAAGCACGCTGTCATCTCATTGGCTGATGGACTGCGCCGGGAGTGTCTCGGCAAAGAGGTTGACGTCTGTACCATCGAACCTACTGCGTACAG AACACGGATCGTGGCGGACGTGGGATCTTTGAAGATGGTCCGCGACGACCTGAGTCGTCTACCTGGCGAGGTGCTGGATGACTACAGCGAGAGTGAGATACAGGAATGGATGAATACGGCCGagattcttttcaagtggatggCCCGCGAGGACCCCAACGAAGTGGTCGAACAGATGGTGCGTGCTATCAGGGAGTCCGAGCCAAAGCCGTACTACGCAGCCTGGGGGCCCTTCGACCCCATCTTCTACTTTGTGCTTCGGGAAGCACCCGCTGAGTTGGTTGACGCTCTCAGTTTTGCGGTGCGCAAGATCAGCAGATTAAGGAAATAG